ACGCAGAGGGGACCTGGGACTGGGAGCCGGGATGGAACTTTCTGAGATGGATCGTTGGTTTGCAGCGCTAGAGCCTAAGGATTGGTTAGTCCAAACCACCATGGAGTTTGCTTAAACTTGTAGAAAAGTGGCATCTGCACTGAAACTAGTACTACGTAGTACTACAGCTCTGTCTCACTCACCTGCCAACTCGTCAATCCGGCCAAATTGCAAATCGCATTTTTCACCGGGCTATCTGGCCTTTACCATTTGCTTTTTTTTGTTTGGAGTTTTCCACTATCAAATACTGCCAGAAATCTTTTATAACAGGAACGATCTACATCACTCAAATTTTCAGAAACTTGAAATAGCTGACAACGTAGACGTAGTTCTACACCGTGTAAATTACTCCGGAATCCAAGAACACGGTACGGTAACAGTCTGACTCAGCAATAGTCGCAGTCCTGTTTGCCGGCGAGGGCGCGTCCAAGTCCACCTTCCATAATTTTCCATGCCGAAACCGAGTAGGAGTACATGACCTGATGACCATGACCCAGGCAGACAAAATCGCCAAAACCAGCCCAAATAATCCCAACCGAACTCTAGCCCCAGagacttttttttttttgcggtggACTAGCCCCAGAGACTCGCAAGAGTGGACCGTTCTCTTCTGGAAATGTTTTCACTCGAAAAGGAAACGTACTATGGAGTAGGAGTACAAATCTTGGCACCTCGCCTCGCCCAGACCAGTAGGAAAGAGACAGGCGAGCGGCGAAGCGGAAGCACGTCGACATCCCCCACCATCCCCGCCTCGCGCCTCGTTCGCCGTTAATGACCTCCAAATCGGACGCCACTCCGCGGCAACAGCAGCGTCGCCGGCAGCGCGGAGCGAGGCGATGGCGGGCGCGGCCGACGGCAGGGGGAGCAAGTACGCGGCCCTCCATCCGACCGACGGGCCGGAGCTGGACGCGGCGGCGGTAAGCCGGAGGAGGCCCTCGGCGTCCGAGAGGAGGAGCAAGGAGAGGTTCGTGTACGGCTGCGCCATCTTCGCCTCGCTTAACGCCATCCTCCTCGGCTACGGTGAGTCCTCTCGCGATGCCGCGGCCGGAGAGTCTACGAATAGAAATGGCTTGTTGTGGTGCGCCCCCGTGATTGGAATCGTGAGTTCGCTCGTGACATCCTTCTGATGGCGATAGAGATTTGCAACTGCTGACGCTAGATTTTCATCCCATTCACGAGTGAATCTTGATTTTATTCTCAGCCAACACCATAACAGACTGAAGAGAAAACTTCGAAACTGCGACATGAAGTTAAGACCATGTTATCTTGATGCGACATACAGTTACATACCTATGTACGTAGATGATTTAAAAATTCAAACTGAGATTTTCAGCATCCGGAACATGACTAGTGTACTTAGTTTTTGTGGCTGCCGTGCTATTGAGCTTCTAAGAGATTTGAGATTCCATGCTTATCTATCTAACACTTATCATAACCCAAGACTCATGCTGCTATCTGCAGATGTCGGTGTCATGAGTGGCGCAATCATCTACATCCAGAAAGATCTCCACATCACCGAGTTTCAGGAAGAGATCCTAGTTGGTTGCCTAAGTGTGATCTCACTCTTGGGAAGCCTGTCAGGAGGAAGAACGTCCGATGCCATCGGCAGGAAATGGACAATGGGCCTTGGTGCGATCATCTTCCAGACCGGTGCAGCCATCATGACATTCGCTCCTTCGTTCACCGTGCTCATGATAGGGAGGCTTCTCGCCGGGGTGGGCATCGGCTTTGGCGCCATGATATCTGCCGTCTACATTGCCGAGATCTCCCCCGCGGCTGCCCGGGGGACTCTCACATCCCTCCCTGAGATCTGCATCAACTTGGGGATCCTTCTCGGCTACGTTTCCAATTATGCTTTCTCGGGCCTCTCCGAGCACATCAGTTGGAGGGTCATGCTTGGTGTCGGTATCCTCCCGTCTGTCTTCATCGGCGTCGCGCTTTTTGTGATCCCGGAGTCCCCCAGGTGGCTGATGATGGAGAAGAGAGTTCCAGAGGCCAGGGCGGTGTTGCTGCAGATAAGTGAATCGGAGGCTGAGGTTGAAGAAAGGCTGGCTGAGATTGAGGAAGCCGCAAATATCATGAAGTCGGTTAATTCTGAGGACAAGGCGGTGTGGAGGGAGCTGCTGAACCCTTCTCCGGCCGTTCGTCGGATGCTGTATGCTGGCTGTGGTATTCAGTTGTTCCAGCAGATCACTGGAATTGATGCTACTGTCTATTACAGCCCAACAATTTTCAGGGATGCTGGAATCAAGTCTGACCAGGAGCTTCTTGCAGCAACAGTTGCTGTTGGATTTACTAAAACGATTTTCATACTGGTTGCCATTTTCCTCATTGATAAAGTTGGGCGCAAACCGCTTCTGTATGTCAGCACCATTGGCATGACGGTCTGCTTATTTGCCTTGGGGACTGCACTTACATTGCGAAAGCATGCTGAGGGGCTTATTTCTCCAAATCTTGGGATTGATATGGCGATCTTTGCAGTTTGCGGGAATGTGGCATTCTTTTCGATCGGGATGGGACCGATATGCTGGGTGTTATCTTCAGAGATATTTCCTATAAGATTGCGAGCTCAGGCATCAGCACTTGGTCAAGTAGGTGGCAGAGTGGGCAGTGGCTTGGTTTCCATGTCGTTCCTCTCCATGGCCCGTGCTATATCCGTGGGGGGAATGTTCTTCGTCTTTGCAGCGATCTCGACCGTCTCCGTTGTGTTTGTGTACTTCTGTGTGCCGGAAACTAAAGGGAAAACTCTGGAGCAGATTGAGATAATGTTTGAAGGTGGCAAGGAGTGGAAAGGAGGTGGCGAGGTCGAGCTTGAAGATACACAGCATTTAATTCAGGGTGACAAGAAAGCTTTCTCTCTAGGTTGATACAATCAGCAAAGCAACAAGAAGCTTCATGTCAGTGCTGAAACAGCCTCGTCCTGCTTCGGGCATCAGATTGAAAAATGATGAAGCTGCCTTCAGCTGCTGCCGATTTTGAGGGCTCAACAGGACTTTACTGCGCATAGGTTGTAACATAGATGGTGTATTGTGTTTTTAGTGTAAAGTACTCCATTATGCAACCATACCACAAGTATCACGTAGAAGGAGGACACAATGCGGTTGTATCTGGTGGTCTCTTCCACCTATAAAATCAATATAGTCGAAGAATTCATTTGTAGAATTTCATTTTAACACAAGAAACATTGTGTtcttttttccagaaaaaaaagGGTGAGAACAAGTGGTGTGATGCGAACCTCGTGTCTCTTACCTCCGACTGAAAACTAACTGTATGCGCTTCTCGACCGAGCTAGTATTAAATTACATGGtaatttttgtgttttttctctaGAATACTAATGATTGTCGTTCGTTGTGTTTCAACAGGCCAATATGAACTTGCAGTCTTTGAAAGTGTTTTTTGTCTCTAGCGCTCTATGCCTACACGACAAGTGTAATATGGCAAGCAAAAAAGATGTCTTCTGAATCATAGCCCTAGTATCGAGTTCGTTTCGAAGAATTAGCCAAAAGAACACATTATGTTCCTTGTGACAACAGGAGTGCCACAGCCATTTGAAAGTTGCAGGGAGTTTGTGCTGCCCATTGAAATCTGGCATGCTTTTAAGACAGAATAAGAAGGCCCGCACGGAGGAGTCCATGAATCATGGTCatatgataggttttgcatctTCAAGAGATGGTGATTGGTGAAGTTGTCGCAACTCTTTTTTTTTCAAGGATACGTCAGGAATGACGTATCGAGATCATAGATAGAAAGTGCCAAGATGGCAAAGATTTGTCGCAACTCTTGAAAGGCCTGAAGTAGTAGAGGAAGGTGAAAGAGATCCACCAAACATCATGTAATAGTGATATGTTCTTACAGATCCACCAAACATCATGTAATATCGATGTGTTCTTAGATTGGCGTATGTTACTAGTACTAGGTGAGGTAATGGGAGCTGAAAATCCATGCATGACTAGGCATCTTTTGAAAGCATAATGGATGCACCATTTTGTAAGTGACAAGATGCCATGACTAAACTGAGACAACAGTTTTAGGCTATCTCTCCATCAGAAGAAAAATGACCATGATGTGATTCTTCTAAAgttgtttgattttgaatcatctcaGACGTATGAGTCTTGCTTACTTAGAAAAATGAACACAACACCTTTCGCTGGTAATAACGGGGGAATTCCAAGACATTGGAACTCATACATAGTGATGCATGTGGCCTGATGACCACGCCTGCTAAAGGAGGTTATCAATACTCATAACTTCAACTCATGAATTTAGTAGAAATATATAGGTCCACTTGATGAGAAAATAATCCTAGTAATGagcatggcatgagaaaataaTTGTTTATGAAATTGAAACCGACATAGAGCAAGAGGTTACAAAAGCAAACCAGCTAAACAAATAAGTTTTTATTTGAGTTTCTCCAATATTATCCCACCTCTAGACCAAATCTTCCATTTGAGTTGCTCCACCATTGCCAACACCCTAAAAGCTTGATTTCTCTTCATCCCTCCACTCAAACTCCACCAAACCATGATCATTGAAAGAGAATcacctgatctacacttccactaaACCAATTTGTAGTCACCATACTTGTGCATCACCAATACTTGTTACTTTTGGAAATTTGGGACTCATATGCGCTAGGAGTAGAGCCCGAAAGCTTTCATTCATGTGGTGTAATCCGGGGAAGTtttaaatgaaggaaatatgccctagaggcaataataaagttgttatttatatttccttatatcatgataaatgtttattattcatgctagaattgtattaaccggaaacttgatacatgtgtggatacatagacaaaacacaatgtctctagtaagcctccactagactagctcgttgatcaaagatggttaagtttcctaaccatagacatgtgttgtcatttgataaatgggatcacatcattaggagaatgatgtgatggacaagacccatccgttagcttagcataatgatcgttaagttttattgctattgctttcttcatgtcaaatacatattccttcgactatgagattatgcaactcccggataccgaaggaataccttgtgtgctatcaaaaatcacaatgtaactgggtgattataaagatgctctacaggtatcttcgaaggtgtttgttgggttggcatagatcgatattaggatttgtcactccgagtattggagaggtatctctgggccctcttggtaatgcacatcatgataagccttgcaagtaatgtgactaatgagttagttgcgggatgatgcattacagaacgagtaaagagacttgccggtaacgagattgaactaggtatggagataccgatgatcgaatctcgggcaagtaacataccgatgacaaacagaataacgtatgttgtcattatggtacgaccgataaagatcttcgtaaaatatgtgggaaccaatatgagcatctaggtcccgctgttggttattgatcggagaggtgtctcggtcatgtctacatagttctcgaacccgtagggttcgcacgcttaacgttcgatgacgattttgtattatatgagttatgtgatttggtgaccgaatgttgtttggagtcccagatgagatcacggacataacgaggagtaaagattcatatataggacgataataTTTGGACTCCGGAaatgttccgggggtaccgggtacgtatcgggtcaccggaaggggttctgggctaccccccggcaaactatatgggccttatgggccaagaggggaaacacaccagccactaaggggctggtacgtcccccatatgggctggccaaattggagaaggaaaggagaaggaggaaaggaaaaagggaattggattcccccttccccctcttcccttcctactccgaataggaatacgaaaggaggaggccgaattgggaggtgcccaagtaggattcctcctacttggggcacccccttggctgcctctcctcccctccaacctatatatacgagggggcaccgctagaacacacaagaaacattgttagccgtgtgcggcacccccctccacagtttacgcctccaatcatattcacgtagtgcttaggcgaagccctgcgcggatcacttcaccatcaccgtcaccatgccgtcgtgctgatggaactctccctcgacactttactggatcaagagttcgagggacgtcatcgagctgaacg
The window above is part of the Triticum aestivum cultivar Chinese Spring chromosome 2A, IWGSC CS RefSeq v2.1, whole genome shotgun sequence genome. Proteins encoded here:
- the LOC123189817 gene encoding probable polyol transporter 4 isoform X2, translated to MAGAADGRGSKYAALHPTDGPELDAAAVSRRRPSASERRSKERFVYGCAIFASLNAILLGYDVGVMSGAIIYIQKDLHITEFQEEILVGCLSVISLLGSLSGGRTSDAIGRKWTMGLGAIIFQTGAAIMTFAPSFTVLMIGRLLAGVGIGFGAMISAVYIAEISPAAARGTLTSLPEICINLGILLGYVSNYAFSGLSEHISWRVMLGVGILPSVFIGVALFVIPESPRWLMMEKRVPEARAVLLQISESEAEVEERLAEIEEAANIMKSVNSEDKAVWRELLNPSPAVRRMLYAGCGIQLFQQITGIDATVYYSPTIFRDAGIKSDQELLAATVAVGFTKTIFILVAIFLIDKVGRKPLLYVSTIGMTVCLFALGTALTLRKHAEGLISPNLGIDMAIFAVCGNVAFFSIGMGPICWVLSSEIFPIRLRAQASALGQVGGRVGSGLVSMSFLSMARAISVGGMFFVFAAISTVSVVFVYFCVPETKGKTLEQIEIMFEGGKEWKGGGEVELEDTQHLIQGDKKAFSLG
- the LOC123189817 gene encoding probable polyol transporter 4 isoform X1; this translates as MTGMMESVKARPAKGGSEYRRVEPEEEEELDGAEWARRAEAGSRRRKAAERYVFTCALFASLNAILLGYDVGVMSGAIIYIQKDLHITEFQEEILVGCLSVISLLGSLSGGRTSDAIGRKWTMGLGAIIFQTGAAIMTFAPSFTVLMIGRLLAGVGIGFGAMISAVYIAEISPAAARGTLTSLPEICINLGILLGYVSNYAFSGLSEHISWRVMLGVGILPSVFIGVALFVIPESPRWLMMEKRVPEARAVLLQISESEAEVEERLAEIEEAANIMKSVNSEDKAVWRELLNPSPAVRRMLYAGCGIQLFQQITGIDATVYYSPTIFRDAGIKSDQELLAATVAVGFTKTIFILVAIFLIDKVGRKPLLYVSTIGMTVCLFALGTALTLRKHAEGLISPNLGIDMAIFAVCGNVAFFSIGMGPICWVLSSEIFPIRLRAQASALGQVGGRVGSGLVSMSFLSMARAISVGGMFFVFAAISTVSVVFVYFCVPETKGKTLEQIEIMFEGGKEWKGGGEVELEDTQHLIQGDKKAFSLG